From Myotis daubentonii chromosome 7, mMyoDau2.1, whole genome shotgun sequence, a single genomic window includes:
- the LOC132238659 gene encoding zinc finger protein 821-like, protein MPRRRSNLGRRTRGAEAVRRVIANQTEEERASANERNRQRMAQKRAEEAAERRAARLEDARWRARRSRSAASDLLRSQQNERDRLRVAERRQ, encoded by the coding sequence ATGCCTCGCAGAAGATCAAACTTAGGTCGTCGTACTCGCGGAGCGGAAGCAGTGCGACGAGTAATTGCAAATCAGACTGAGGAAGAACGGGCATCAGCGAACGAGCGAAACAGACAAAGAATGGCTCAAAAACGTGCCGAGGAAGCAGCAGAGCGACGTGCAGCCAGACTTGAGGATGCACGGTGGCGAGCACGGCGATCGCGTTCTGCAGCTTCAGATCTGCTTCGTTCTCAACAGAATGAACGCGACAGGCTGAGAGTGGCTGAAAGACGTCAATGA